A window of the Streptomyces finlayi genome harbors these coding sequences:
- a CDS encoding WXG100 family type VII secretion target: MAGDPNTKVRYENVQEMANRIRVVSRNIIKDLQEMDAALKVVTDTWDGDAHAEYITLQGKYKGKADHMKDRLEQVAKIIETGKDSYRSTDVKASRLFTESY; this comes from the coding sequence ATGGCTGGGGATCCGAACACCAAGGTCAGGTACGAGAACGTCCAGGAGATGGCGAACCGCATCCGTGTGGTCTCGCGCAACATCATCAAGGACCTCCAGGAGATGGACGCCGCCCTCAAGGTCGTCACCGACACCTGGGACGGTGACGCCCACGCGGAGTACATCACGCTGCAGGGCAAGTACAAGGGCAAGGCCGACCACATGAAGGACCGGCTGGAGCAGGTCGCGAAGATCATCGAGACCGGCAAGGACAGCTACCGCTCGACGGACGTCAAGGCCTCGCGCCTGTTCACCGAGTCGTACTGA
- the eccE gene encoding type VII secretion protein EccE codes for MASATRTRPAGNTQGSGAPGSGGPRASRRASRTPSAGASGAGGAASPRLNGRAGQFGSFRLQQLVLIEIAAALLVVAWVVGPLLLAPAGVAAAILVLLAVVRRHRRSLPEWLSTVFALRARSRRAASLVLPAGTEPGLAPAVECEPALRTYSFSDRDRRPVGMIGDGTFLTAVIQVESDSTALRPDRSAQPLPLTLVRDVLDVDGIRLESAQIVQHTQPAPAPHLPSQSVAARNYAPLQAQTGSPALRITWIALKLDPELCPEAVQARGGGIVGAQKCAVRAADQLASRLTGAGFRATVLTEQELTSAIATSACVSPLAMAQASRSETPGRRTEETSRTWRCDDRRHTTYWVGRWPQFGGGGASMPQLVALLTSVPALATTFSLTLGHGDRSEVSVTGHIRITGRSDEELVASRHELERTARGVKTSLVRLDREQLPGVLATLPLGGTR; via the coding sequence ATGGCTTCCGCGACGCGGACACGTCCGGCCGGGAACACACAGGGATCCGGGGCTCCCGGATCCGGCGGCCCACGGGCCTCACGCCGCGCTTCACGCACGCCCTCAGCGGGCGCCTCGGGCGCCGGCGGAGCGGCCTCACCGCGACTGAACGGACGGGCCGGACAGTTCGGTTCGTTCCGATTGCAACAACTCGTACTGATCGAGATCGCGGCCGCGCTGCTGGTCGTCGCCTGGGTCGTCGGACCTCTGCTGCTGGCTCCGGCCGGTGTGGCCGCCGCGATCCTGGTGCTGCTCGCCGTCGTCCGCAGACACCGCCGTTCGCTGCCGGAGTGGCTCAGCACCGTCTTCGCCCTGCGCGCCCGGAGCCGCCGCGCCGCCTCCCTCGTCCTGCCCGCGGGTACGGAACCGGGACTCGCCCCGGCCGTCGAGTGCGAGCCCGCACTGCGCACGTACTCATTCAGCGACCGTGACCGCCGCCCGGTCGGCATGATCGGTGACGGTACGTTCCTGACGGCCGTCATCCAGGTCGAGTCGGACTCCACGGCGCTGCGGCCTGACCGCTCGGCACAGCCGCTTCCCCTGACTCTGGTACGCGATGTGCTCGACGTCGACGGAATCCGTCTGGAATCCGCACAGATCGTTCAGCACACCCAGCCGGCGCCCGCGCCGCACCTGCCGTCGCAGTCGGTCGCCGCACGCAACTACGCGCCGCTGCAGGCCCAGACGGGTTCGCCCGCCCTGCGGATCACCTGGATCGCTCTCAAGCTGGACCCGGAACTGTGCCCGGAAGCCGTACAGGCGCGCGGCGGTGGCATCGTCGGGGCGCAGAAGTGCGCGGTACGGGCCGCCGACCAGCTGGCGAGCCGGCTGACCGGGGCCGGGTTCCGCGCGACGGTGCTGACCGAGCAGGAACTGACCTCGGCGATCGCGACGTCGGCTTGCGTCAGCCCGCTGGCGATGGCGCAGGCCAGCCGGTCGGAGACGCCGGGCCGCCGCACCGAGGAGACGTCGCGTACCTGGCGCTGCGACGACCGGCGCCACACGACGTACTGGGTCGGCCGCTGGCCGCAGTTCGGCGGTGGCGGCGCTTCGATGCCGCAACTGGTCGCGCTCCTCACGTCGGTTCCCGCCCTCGCGACGACCTTCAGCCTGACGCTGGGCCACGGCGACCGCTCGGAGGTCTCGGTCACCGGACACATCCGGATCACCGGGCGCAGCG
- a CDS encoding DUF397 domain-containing protein: MGTQAEKDELYALDISGVEWLGAPGTEEAEERVEIAHLPGGAVAMRSSLDPETVLRYTEAEWTAFVLGARDGEFDLK; the protein is encoded by the coding sequence ATGGGCACGCAAGCGGAGAAGGACGAGCTGTACGCGCTGGACATCTCGGGGGTGGAGTGGCTGGGCGCCCCCGGTACCGAGGAGGCGGAGGAGCGGGTCGAGATCGCTCATCTGCCGGGCGGGGCCGTGGCGATGCGGTCGTCGCTGGATCCGGAGACCGTGCTGCGGTACACGGAGGCCGAGTGGACCGCGTTCGTGCTGGGTGCGCGTGACGGCGAGTTCGACCTGAAGTAG
- the eccCa gene encoding type VII secretion protein EccCa — translation MSQIVVKRPPRSLPPEVPAEELTLEAPPELPRGQQEGMLMQILPVLGMGSSVVFFFSPQAPPFMRIMGVLMLVSTVGMVVAQLVRHRRGTQGQMADVRRDYLKYLAQTRRTVRRTARAQRDVQLYLHPAPEQLWSVVAEGSRVWERRVGDKDFAHVRVGLGTQQLATPLIAPETAPVDELEPMCAGAMQQFLAVHGSLDGLPMAVSMRAFYHVTVSGQPEAAQSTARSLVAQLVTLHSPEDLLVAVVAAPGAVARWDWTKWLPHTQVPGQVDGAGTKRLFGDDLGELEQLLASRLEGRPRFGRESQPVLDQPHVVVVLDGGMVPPDSLFAAAEGLQGVTIVEVVPGELDEPRGGLSVVVRPGLLRLESGSGLAYEGVPDGISLPAAEALARQLAPLMMGGGDDDEPLLANLDFTDLLNLGDAASVDVARTWRPRSVSERLRVPIGVGEGGEPVMLDLKEAAQEGMGPHGLCVGATGSGKSELLRTLVLGLAVTHSSETLNFVLADFKGGATFAGMSHMPHVAAVITNLSDDLTLVDRMGDAIRGELQRRQELLRSAGNYANIHDYEKARAAGAALEPLASLVLVIDEFSELLTAKPDFIDMFIQIGRIGRSLGVHLLLASQRLEEGKLRGLDTYLSYRIGLRTFSAAESRTALGVPDAYHLPSVPGSGYLKFGTDEMTRFKAAYVSGAYRTGGPDLSVGQLPVERRPAVFSAAPVPVVYAAPDPAQLAAAARAGADDDALADTVLDVIVRRLEGQGVPAHQVWLPPLDRAPTLDQLLPGLAPTADRGFTATEYTRPGGLAVPLGLIDKPFEQRREVLYRDFSGAAGHMMVVGGPQSGKSTMMRALISSFALTHTPHEVQFYGLDFGGGGLVSLAELPHVGGMASRLDPERVRRTVAEVSGVLNRREEFFRANSIDSIATYRRKRALGELPGEAWGDVFLVIDGWGGFRAEYEMLEQTVTDIASRGLGYGIHVVITAARYMEVRAALKDQILSRLELRLGDVMDSEFDRKVAVNVPPGVPGRGQVPEKLHFMGALPRIDSVSSAADLSDGTAAFVAAVRSNWSGPSAPAVRLLPRKLPADQLPKGFEFPERGIAIGIDETALEPVFVDFETDPFFLIFGESESGKTNLLRLIAKQIAERYSPDEAKLVVGDYRRALLGALPESHLLEYAPMASSMQMHMEALAGVFARRQPPTDVTPQQLRDRSWWSGPQIFIIVDDYDLVATNAGNPLAPLAEYLPFARDTGVRFIIARNSAGASRSMYEGFMQRIKELGAQGVVLSGDPSEGDLIGSVRGHAMPPGRGYFASRKRGTPLVQIGRLPEQR, via the coding sequence GTGAGCCAGATCGTCGTGAAACGACCTCCGCGGTCTCTGCCGCCGGAAGTACCCGCGGAAGAGTTGACGTTGGAGGCCCCTCCCGAACTGCCGCGCGGGCAGCAGGAGGGCATGCTGATGCAGATTTTGCCGGTGCTCGGCATGGGGTCGTCGGTGGTGTTCTTCTTCTCGCCCCAGGCGCCGCCGTTCATGCGGATCATGGGTGTCCTGATGCTCGTCTCGACCGTCGGCATGGTGGTCGCCCAACTGGTCCGCCACCGTCGCGGTACGCAGGGGCAAATGGCCGATGTGCGGCGCGACTACCTCAAATACCTTGCGCAGACCAGGCGTACGGTCCGCAGGACCGCCCGGGCGCAGCGTGACGTACAGCTCTATCTGCACCCCGCGCCCGAGCAGTTGTGGTCGGTGGTCGCGGAGGGCAGCCGGGTCTGGGAACGGCGCGTGGGCGACAAGGACTTCGCGCATGTACGGGTCGGTCTGGGCACCCAGCAGCTGGCGACGCCGCTGATCGCTCCCGAGACCGCTCCGGTGGACGAGCTGGAGCCGATGTGCGCCGGCGCGATGCAGCAGTTCCTCGCGGTGCACGGGTCGTTGGACGGGCTGCCGATGGCCGTCTCGATGCGGGCCTTCTACCACGTCACGGTCTCCGGGCAGCCGGAGGCGGCGCAGTCCACGGCCCGGTCGCTGGTGGCACAGCTGGTGACGCTGCACTCCCCCGAGGACCTGCTGGTCGCCGTGGTGGCGGCCCCCGGAGCCGTGGCGCGCTGGGACTGGACGAAGTGGCTGCCGCACACGCAGGTGCCCGGTCAGGTCGACGGGGCCGGGACCAAGCGGCTGTTCGGCGACGACCTGGGTGAGCTGGAGCAGTTGCTGGCGAGCCGTCTGGAGGGACGGCCTCGGTTCGGCCGGGAGAGCCAGCCGGTGCTGGACCAGCCGCACGTCGTGGTGGTCCTGGACGGGGGGATGGTGCCGCCCGACTCGCTGTTCGCGGCGGCCGAGGGCCTTCAGGGCGTGACGATCGTCGAGGTGGTGCCGGGCGAGCTGGACGAGCCGCGTGGTGGTCTCTCCGTCGTGGTGCGGCCGGGTCTGCTGCGGCTGGAGTCCGGCTCCGGACTCGCGTACGAGGGTGTGCCGGACGGGATCTCGCTGCCTGCGGCCGAGGCGCTGGCCCGGCAGCTCGCACCGCTCATGATGGGCGGGGGCGACGACGACGAACCGCTGCTCGCCAATCTGGACTTCACGGACCTGCTGAACCTGGGTGACGCCGCCTCGGTCGACGTGGCGCGCACCTGGCGGCCCCGGTCGGTCTCGGAGCGGCTCCGGGTGCCGATCGGTGTGGGCGAGGGCGGCGAGCCGGTGATGCTCGACCTCAAGGAGGCCGCGCAGGAGGGCATGGGTCCGCACGGACTGTGTGTCGGTGCCACGGGTTCCGGTAAGTCGGAGCTGCTGCGGACCCTGGTGCTGGGGCTCGCGGTCACGCACTCCTCGGAGACGCTCAACTTCGTACTCGCGGACTTCAAGGGCGGTGCCACGTTCGCCGGGATGTCGCACATGCCGCACGTGGCCGCGGTCATCACCAACCTCTCGGACGACCTCACGCTGGTCGACCGCATGGGCGACGCGATCCGGGGCGAACTCCAGCGCCGTCAGGAGCTGCTGCGTTCGGCGGGGAACTACGCCAACATCCACGACTACGAGAAGGCACGGGCCGCGGGCGCCGCGCTCGAACCGCTGGCCTCGCTGGTCCTGGTCATCGACGAGTTCTCCGAACTCCTCACGGCCAAGCCGGACTTCATCGACATGTTCATCCAGATCGGCCGGATCGGCCGCTCCCTGGGTGTGCATCTGCTGCTCGCCTCGCAGCGTCTGGAGGAGGGCAAGCTGCGCGGTCTCGACACCTATCTCTCGTACCGGATCGGGCTGCGGACCTTCTCGGCGGCCGAGTCGCGCACGGCACTGGGTGTGCCGGACGCGTACCACCTGCCTTCGGTGCCCGGCTCGGGTTATCTGAAGTTCGGTACGGACGAGATGACCCGGTTCAAGGCCGCGTACGTGTCGGGGGCGTACCGCACGGGCGGCCCCGACCTCTCGGTGGGGCAGCTGCCGGTCGAGCGGCGGCCCGCGGTGTTCAGTGCCGCTCCCGTGCCGGTGGTGTACGCGGCTCCGGACCCGGCGCAGCTGGCCGCGGCGGCCCGTGCGGGGGCGGACGACGACGCGCTCGCCGACACGGTGCTCGACGTGATCGTGCGGCGGCTGGAGGGCCAGGGGGTGCCGGCCCACCAGGTGTGGCTGCCGCCGCTGGACCGGGCGCCGACGCTGGACCAGTTGCTTCCCGGGCTGGCGCCGACCGCGGACCGCGGTTTCACGGCGACCGAGTACACCCGGCCCGGCGGGCTCGCGGTTCCGCTCGGCCTGATCGACAAGCCCTTCGAGCAGCGGCGCGAGGTGCTGTACCGGGACTTCTCTGGTGCGGCGGGCCACATGATGGTCGTCGGCGGTCCGCAGTCGGGCAAGTCCACGATGATGCGGGCGCTGATCTCGTCGTTCGCACTCACGCACACCCCGCACGAAGTGCAGTTCTACGGACTGGACTTCGGTGGTGGCGGTCTCGTCTCGCTGGCGGAGCTGCCGCATGTCGGCGGGATGGCGTCGCGGCTCGACCCCGAGCGGGTGCGCCGCACGGTCGCCGAGGTCTCCGGGGTCCTCAACCGGCGTGAGGAGTTCTTCCGGGCGAACTCGATCGACTCCATCGCCACCTATCGGCGCAAGCGCGCCCTGGGTGAGCTGCCGGGTGAGGCGTGGGGCGATGTGTTCCTGGTCATCGACGGCTGGGGCGGCTTCCGCGCCGAGTACGAGATGCTGGAGCAGACCGTCACGGACATCGCCTCGCGCGGTCTCGGTTACGGCATCCACGTGGTCATCACCGCGGCCCGCTACATGGAGGTCCGGGCGGCGCTGAAGGACCAGATCCTCAGCCGGCTCGAACTGCGGCTCGGCGATGTCATGGACTCGGAGTTCGACCGCAAGGTCGCGGTGAACGTACCGCCGGGTGTTCCCGGCCGTGGGCAGGTACCGGAGAAGCTCCACTTCATGGGCGCCCTGCCGCGTATCGACTCGGTCAGCAGCGCCGCGGACCTCTCCGACGGCACGGCCGCGTTCGTCGCCGCCGTGCGGTCGAACTGGTCGGGTCCCTCGGCCCCGGCCGTACGTCTGCTGCCGCGCAAGCTGCCTGCGGACCAGCTGCCGAAGGGCTTCGAGTTCCCGGAGCGGGGCATCGCGATCGGTATCGACGAGACGGCGCTGGAGCCGGTGTTCGTCGACTTCGAGACGGACCCGTTCTTCCTGATCTTCGGTGAGAGCGAGTCCGGCAAGACGAACCTGCTGCGGCTGATCGCCAAGCAGATCGCGGAGCGTTACTCCCCCGACGAGGCGAAGCTCGTCGTCGGTGACTACCGGCGGGCCCTGCTCGGCGCCCTGCCGGAGTCCCATCTGCTGGAGTACGCACCGATGGCGAGCTCCATGCAGATGCACATGGAGGCGCTGGCAGGGGTGTTCGCCCGTCGTCAGCCGCCGACGGACGTCACTCCGCAGCAGCTGCGGGACCGCAGCTGGTGGAGCGGTCCGCAGATCTTCATCATCGTCGACGACTACGACCTGGTGGCGACGAACGCGGGCAATCCGCTGGCCCCGCTGGCGGAGTACCTGCCGTTCGCGCGGGACACCGGTGTCCGCTTCATCATCGCGCGCAACTCCGCAGGCGCTTCGAGGTCGATGTACGAGGGCTTCATGCAGCGCATCAAGGAGCTGGGCGCGCAGGGTGTCGTGCTGTCGGGTGATCCGTCCGAGGGCGACCTGATCGGCTCGGTACGCGGTCACGCGATGCCGCCGGGGCGCGGTTACTTCGCCTCACGCAAGCGCGGGACCCCGCTGGTGCAGATCGGTCGGCTGCCCGAGCAGCGCTGA
- the eccB gene encoding type VII secretion protein EccB yields MASRRDELNAYTFAKKRTVAAFLQPSPTGTEEGAPRPLRAVVPSLIVGALILAGFGAWGMFKPTAPKDWDKPGTKVIVGKDSTTRYVVLSTGKGKGRKTLLHPVLNLASARLLLTPQQFAVVQVGDKILDAGKPPRGPILGIPYAPDRLPEWKDAGTPKRWAVCEQPGGKGNSVQKAAFVFAERDLKLTEGRKQLRAGQVLYVQGQDRTRYLVDASGTKYRVDEVATDNGHLTNALVGSSLPQPVTDDWLATLHDGTPVAFPQIPGTIGAPAHIQGQLSAEENKVGMVLRTETGNGTQHYVVLEGKVQPVSEFTAWLLINSPQTAPLNLDSKSRAVGLQDFVPDSRTFAGQGARWPAHKAKQVNSASGGGRDTVCSVLRKVDDAGRSTLSVWAGTEYPAAINAGGTSTYVTPGSGLLYTQIRGRQTRPDGSLFLVTDTGLRYAVQANGDSDAERSDIGTGDQQGQGDGRPEPSQAQIRLGYEKVVPSLVPIAWSEFLSKGPRLDTNSARQPQGS; encoded by the coding sequence ATGGCATCACGGCGGGATGAGCTCAACGCGTACACCTTTGCGAAGAAGCGCACGGTGGCGGCTTTTCTTCAACCGTCTCCCACCGGGACCGAGGAAGGCGCCCCCCGCCCGCTGCGGGCCGTAGTCCCCAGCCTGATCGTCGGCGCGCTGATCCTCGCGGGATTCGGCGCCTGGGGCATGTTCAAGCCGACGGCGCCCAAGGACTGGGACAAGCCCGGCACCAAGGTCATCGTCGGCAAGGACTCCACCACCCGTTACGTGGTGCTCAGCACAGGCAAGGGCAAGGGCAGGAAGACGCTGCTCCACCCCGTGCTGAACCTCGCCTCGGCCCGACTGCTGCTCACGCCGCAGCAGTTCGCCGTGGTGCAGGTCGGCGACAAGATCCTGGACGCGGGCAAGCCGCCGCGTGGACCGATCCTCGGTATCCCGTACGCCCCCGACCGGCTCCCCGAGTGGAAGGACGCGGGCACACCCAAGCGGTGGGCGGTCTGCGAACAGCCCGGCGGCAAGGGCAACTCCGTACAGAAGGCGGCCTTCGTCTTCGCCGAGCGCGACCTGAAGCTGACCGAGGGCAGGAAGCAGCTCCGCGCCGGCCAGGTGCTCTACGTCCAGGGCCAGGACCGCACCCGCTACCTCGTCGACGCGAGCGGCACCAAGTACCGCGTCGACGAGGTGGCCACCGACAACGGACACCTCACCAACGCCCTCGTCGGCAGCAGCCTCCCGCAGCCCGTCACCGACGACTGGCTCGCCACCCTGCACGACGGCACCCCCGTCGCCTTCCCGCAGATCCCCGGCACCATCGGCGCACCCGCCCACATCCAGGGCCAGCTCTCCGCCGAGGAGAACAAGGTCGGCATGGTGCTCAGGACCGAGACCGGCAACGGCACCCAGCACTACGTCGTGCTGGAGGGCAAGGTCCAGCCCGTCTCCGAGTTCACCGCCTGGCTGCTGATCAACTCCCCCCAGACGGCGCCCCTGAACCTCGACAGCAAGTCACGTGCCGTCGGACTCCAGGACTTCGTCCCGGACAGCCGGACGTTCGCGGGCCAGGGCGCGCGCTGGCCCGCCCACAAGGCGAAGCAGGTCAACTCGGCGTCCGGCGGCGGCCGGGACACCGTCTGCAGCGTGCTGCGCAAGGTGGACGACGCGGGCCGCTCGACGCTGAGCGTCTGGGCCGGTACGGAGTACCCGGCTGCGATCAACGCCGGTGGGACCAGCACCTACGTCACCCCCGGCAGCGGCCTGCTCTACACCCAGATCCGGGGCCGGCAGACCAGGCCCGACGGTTCGCTCTTCCTGGTGACGGACACCGGACTGCGCTACGCGGTCCAGGCGAACGGCGACAGCGACGCCGAACGGTCCGACATCGGCACGGGTGACCAGCAGGGCCAGGGTGACGGCCGCCCGGAGCCGAGCCAGGCGCAGATCAGGCTCGGTTACGAGAAGGTCGTGCCCTCCCTCGTACCGATCGCGTGGTCGGAGTTCCTGTCCAAGGGCCCCCGGCTCGACACCAACAGCGCCCGCCAGCCGCAGGGCTCGTAA
- the mycP gene encoding type VII secretion-associated serine protease mycosin: MVYRKTALLTAATAALAALAALAAPQAAHADTGAGRAGGLGISGSGECTFPMKKQFAGRPWSLQRVLLDELWQDSKGKGVRVAVIDTGVDNANPQLKTAVDVSAGRDLLSAKGDGTADEIGHGTKVAGIIAARPRKGTGFVGLAPEATIIPIRQNDEKNSGKDTTMATAIEHAIAKGADVINISQDTTKPLAATSALGRAVAKALARNIVVVASAGNDGTDGKRKTTYPAAFDGVLAVAASDRNNERAEFSQAGAFVGVAAPGVDIISTVPGNGQCADNGTSFSAPYVAGVAALLKAKYPTWTAAQIVARIEQTAERSVTGHDDFVGWGVVDPVRALAGDKDDVPLDAARPDAPPPRAQAPEPAHLAMSETPQERSERYATYALVLAGVLVSVVAGTATVVRDVRRRRGLRESAVQ; the protein is encoded by the coding sequence ATGGTGTACCGGAAGACCGCGCTGCTGACGGCGGCCACGGCCGCACTGGCCGCACTGGCCGCGCTCGCGGCGCCGCAGGCCGCGCACGCGGACACGGGGGCCGGTCGAGCGGGCGGACTCGGGATCAGCGGCAGCGGTGAGTGCACGTTCCCGATGAAGAAGCAGTTCGCGGGCAGACCCTGGTCGCTCCAGCGCGTCCTGCTCGACGAGCTGTGGCAGGACTCCAAGGGCAAGGGCGTCCGCGTCGCCGTCATCGACACCGGGGTGGACAACGCCAACCCGCAGCTCAAGACGGCCGTCGACGTCTCCGCCGGCCGTGACCTCCTCAGTGCCAAGGGGGACGGCACGGCCGACGAGATCGGTCACGGCACCAAGGTCGCCGGCATCATCGCGGCCCGCCCCCGCAAGGGCACCGGATTCGTCGGGCTGGCCCCCGAGGCCACGATCATCCCGATCCGGCAGAACGACGAGAAGAACAGCGGCAAGGACACCACGATGGCCACCGCGATCGAGCACGCGATCGCCAAGGGCGCCGACGTCATCAACATCTCCCAGGACACCACCAAGCCGCTCGCCGCGACCTCCGCCCTCGGCCGGGCCGTGGCCAAGGCGCTCGCCAGGAACATCGTGGTCGTCGCCTCCGCGGGCAACGACGGCACCGACGGCAAACGGAAGACGACCTACCCGGCGGCGTTCGACGGCGTGCTCGCCGTCGCAGCGTCCGACCGCAACAATGAACGCGCCGAGTTCTCGCAGGCCGGAGCCTTCGTCGGCGTGGCGGCCCCCGGCGTGGACATCATCTCCACCGTCCCGGGCAACGGCCAGTGCGCCGACAACGGCACCAGCTTCTCCGCGCCGTACGTCGCCGGGGTCGCCGCCCTCCTCAAGGCCAAGTACCCCACCTGGACAGCCGCGCAGATCGTCGCACGCATCGAGCAGACCGCCGAGCGGTCCGTCACCGGCCACGACGACTTCGTCGGCTGGGGCGTCGTCGACCCCGTCCGCGCCCTGGCCGGTGACAAGGACGACGTACCCCTGGACGCCGCGCGCCCCGATGCCCCGCCGCCCAGGGCGCAGGCACCGGAGCCCGCGCATCTGGCGATGTCCGAGACACCGCAGGAGCGCAGTGAGCGCTACGCCACCTACGCCCTGGTCCTGGCGGGCGTGCTGGTCTCCGTCGTCGCCGGTACCGCGACCGTCGTCCGTGATGTCCGGCGGCGGCGCGGTTTGCGGGAGAGCGCGGTCCAGTGA